A single window of Pseudomonas benzenivorans DNA harbors:
- a CDS encoding GlxA family transcriptional regulator, with protein MSQSNQGAQPQNRAPQSIGFLLLDNFTLISLASAVEPLRMANQLSGNELYRWYTLTQSGLPVSASDGLQITPDASLESAPALDTIIVCGGVDIQHSVTREHLHWLQVQARHGRQLGGVCTGSWALAKAGLLDGFDCSVHWEFLAAMQEAFPRAAISTRLFSIDRTRYTSSGGTAPMDMMLHLIGREHGRELAAAISEMFIYERIRNEQDHQRVPLKHMLGTNQPKLQEIVALMEANLEEPIDLDELACYVDVSRRQLERLFQKYLHCSPSRYYLKLRLIRARQLLKQTSMSIIEVASVCGFVSTPHFSKCYREYFGIPPRDERAGQTSASVVALVPMPEDLMRPSSSTAMTALTRAQGESTFASVKLYPHRQQ; from the coding sequence ATGTCGCAGTCCAACCAAGGGGCGCAGCCCCAGAACCGTGCTCCCCAGTCCATTGGTTTCCTGCTGCTGGACAACTTCACCCTGATTTCCCTGGCCTCTGCCGTGGAACCCCTGCGCATGGCCAACCAGCTCTCCGGCAACGAGCTGTACCGCTGGTACACCCTGACCCAGAGCGGCCTGCCGGTAAGCGCCAGCGACGGCCTGCAGATCACCCCGGACGCCAGCCTGGAAAGCGCCCCGGCGCTGGACACGATCATCGTCTGCGGCGGTGTCGACATCCAGCACAGCGTCACCCGCGAGCACCTGCACTGGCTGCAGGTCCAGGCCCGTCACGGTCGCCAGCTGGGCGGCGTGTGCACCGGCAGCTGGGCGCTGGCCAAGGCCGGCCTGCTCGATGGCTTCGATTGCAGCGTGCACTGGGAGTTTCTCGCGGCGATGCAGGAAGCTTTTCCGCGCGCCGCCATCAGCACCCGCCTGTTCTCCATCGACCGTACCCGCTATACCTCGTCCGGCGGCACCGCGCCGATGGACATGATGCTGCACCTGATCGGCCGTGAGCACGGCCGTGAACTGGCCGCGGCAATCTCCGAGATGTTCATCTACGAACGCATCCGCAACGAGCAGGATCACCAGCGCGTGCCCCTCAAGCACATGCTCGGCACCAACCAGCCGAAGCTGCAGGAGATCGTCGCGCTGATGGAGGCCAACCTCGAGGAGCCGATCGACCTCGACGAACTGGCTTGCTACGTCGACGTGTCACGCCGCCAGCTCGAGCGCCTGTTCCAGAAATACCTGCACTGCTCGCCGTCGCGCTATTACCTGAAGCTGCGGCTGATTCGCGCGCGCCAGCTGCTCAAGCAGACCTCGATGTCGATCATCGAAGTGGCCTCGGTCTGCGGCTTCGTCTCCACCCCGCACTTCTCCAAGTGCTACCGCGAGTACTTCGGCATTCCGCCGCGCGACGAGCGCGCCGGCCAGACCTCGGCCAGCGTGGTGGCCCTGGTGCCGATGCCGGAAGACCTGATGCGGCCGTCCTCGTCCACCGCCATGACCGCACTGACCCGTGCCCAGGGCGAGTCGACCTTCGCCAGCGTCAAACTCTACCCGCATCGCCAGCAATAG
- the etfA gene encoding electron transfer flavoprotein subunit alpha has translation MSDIIRRDPRAEWIARNRLHPLHAAMQVAQTSWMGPNGVIRKNPHAVGFIGPNGIKRIDRSGAQQGGSQKRAAATAAVQLPLHAVEQPAFYIAVVPDMIGGRLSAHDKDLLGLANKLAGADGAVVAVVFGEHKESAFDTAGVDRLLQIDGEAFDGYAPEQRVLALSAVESQLSPRHWLLPDSRTGGGELGRRLGAKLGERPATRVWQVADGQCIGRAGAGQQDLARQAPRLILAAAECAEPVSDTRHEVRTLELEGKVAHSLPRIEDLGAVAVDPALIPMAEAEFILSGGNGVKDWTQFHKAAEILGATEGASRVAVDDGFMPRNRQVGATGTWVTARVYMAVGISGAIQHLQGIGACDKVVAVNMDPGCDMIKRADLSVIGDSAAILAALMEKVNAYRQGGARDAA, from the coding sequence ATGAGCGACATTATCCGCCGCGACCCCCGCGCCGAATGGATCGCCCGCAACCGCCTGCACCCGCTGCACGCGGCCATGCAGGTGGCGCAGACCAGCTGGATGGGCCCCAACGGCGTCATCCGCAAGAACCCCCACGCGGTCGGCTTCATCGGCCCCAACGGCATCAAGCGCATCGACCGCTCCGGCGCCCAGCAGGGCGGCAGCCAGAAGCGCGCAGCGGCCACCGCCGCGGTGCAGCTGCCGCTGCACGCGGTCGAGCAGCCGGCGTTCTACATCGCCGTGGTCCCGGACATGATCGGCGGTCGCCTGTCGGCCCACGACAAGGACCTGCTCGGCCTGGCCAACAAGCTCGCTGGCGCCGACGGCGCCGTGGTCGCCGTGGTGTTCGGCGAGCATAAGGAGAGCGCCTTCGACACCGCCGGCGTCGACCGCCTGCTGCAGATCGACGGTGAAGCCTTCGACGGCTACGCCCCGGAACAGCGCGTGCTGGCCCTCAGCGCGGTGGAAAGCCAGCTGTCGCCGCGCCACTGGCTGCTGCCCGACAGCCGCACCGGCGGCGGCGAGCTGGGTCGCCGCCTCGGCGCCAAGCTGGGCGAGCGCCCGGCTACGCGGGTCTGGCAGGTCGCCGACGGCCAGTGCATCGGCCGCGCCGGTGCCGGCCAGCAGGACCTGGCGCGCCAGGCGCCACGGCTGATCCTGGCCGCCGCCGAGTGCGCCGAGCCGGTCAGCGACACCCGCCACGAGGTGCGCACACTGGAACTGGAGGGCAAGGTCGCCCACAGCCTGCCGCGCATCGAGGACCTCGGTGCCGTCGCCGTGGACCCGGCGCTGATCCCCATGGCCGAGGCCGAGTTCATCCTCTCCGGCGGCAACGGGGTCAAGGACTGGACGCAGTTCCACAAGGCCGCCGAAATTCTCGGCGCCACCGAAGGCGCCTCGCGCGTGGCGGTGGATGACGGCTTCATGCCGCGCAACCGCCAGGTCGGCGCCACCGGCACCTGGGTCACCGCACGGGTCTATATGGCGGTGGGCATCTCCGGCGCCATCCAGCACCTGCAGGGCATCGGCGCCTGCGACAAGGTGGTGGCGGTGAACATGGACCCGGGCTGCGACATGATCAAGCGCGCCGACCTGTCGGTGATCGGCGACTCCGCGGCGATCCTTGCGGCGCTGATGGAGAAGGTCAACGCCTATCGCCAGGGAGGTGCCCGTGATGCGGCCTGA
- a CDS encoding 4-vinyl reductase encodes MAKHAPEMPIEVDSETGVWTTDALPMLYVPRHFFVNNHIGIEEVLGADAYAEILYKAGYKSAWHWCEKEAECHGLSGVAVFEHYMKRLSQRGWGLFKIQSIDLDKGTCEVRLDHSAFVYVYGQCGRKVDYMFTGWFAGAMDQILQAQGSSIRTVAEQVYGASEEGHDHGLFVVKPL; translated from the coding sequence ATGGCAAAACACGCCCCTGAAATGCCCATCGAAGTCGACAGCGAAACCGGCGTCTGGACCACCGACGCCCTGCCGATGCTCTACGTACCGCGGCACTTCTTCGTCAACAACCACATCGGCATCGAGGAAGTGCTGGGCGCCGACGCCTACGCCGAGATCCTCTACAAGGCCGGCTACAAGTCCGCCTGGCACTGGTGCGAGAAAGAAGCCGAATGCCATGGCCTGTCCGGCGTTGCGGTGTTCGAGCACTACATGAAGCGCCTGTCGCAGCGCGGCTGGGGCCTGTTCAAGATCCAGTCGATCGACCTCGACAAGGGCACCTGCGAAGTGCGCCTGGATCACTCCGCCTTCGTCTACGTCTACGGCCAGTGCGGCCGCAAGGTCGACTACATGTTCACCGGCTGGTTCGCCGGCGCCATGGATCAGATTCTGCAGGCCCAGGGCAGCAGCATCCGCACCGTCGCCGAGCAGGTCTACGGCGCTTCGGAAGAAGGCCACGACCACGGTCTTTTCGTCGTCAAGCCGCTCTAA
- a CDS encoding GlxA family transcriptional regulator, whose amino-acid sequence MPQTFQFLLMPGFSMMGLMSAVEPLRAANRFSRELFRWRLLSQDGEAVQSSGGMSLNVDGALEMPASADSLFVVAGYDPLEHFNSRLGAWLRRAEREVAVLGGIDTGSFVLAEAGLFGTERLTLHWEAINAFKERYPLLQVTQELFEIDGRRITSAGGTSSLDLMLTLIGRDHGPELALNVSEQFVLGRIRTRQDHQRMQIASRYDLHNKKLVQVIGEMERNSEEPLSSQALAELVKITPRQLERLFRKHLNETPSNFYLNLRLDKARQLLRQTDLSVLEVGLACGFESSSYFSRCYRTRFASCPSQDRHEQPTAER is encoded by the coding sequence ATGCCCCAGACCTTCCAGTTCCTGCTGATGCCCGGCTTCTCGATGATGGGCCTGATGTCCGCCGTCGAACCGCTGCGCGCGGCCAACCGCTTCAGCCGCGAGCTGTTCCGCTGGCGCCTGCTCAGCCAGGACGGCGAGGCGGTGCAGAGCAGCGGCGGCATGTCGCTCAACGTCGACGGCGCGCTGGAGATGCCGGCCAGCGCCGACAGCCTGTTCGTGGTCGCCGGCTACGACCCCCTTGAGCACTTCAACAGCCGGCTGGGCGCCTGGCTGCGCCGCGCCGAGCGCGAGGTGGCGGTGCTGGGCGGCATCGACACCGGCAGTTTCGTCCTCGCCGAAGCGGGGTTGTTCGGCACCGAGCGCCTGACCCTGCACTGGGAGGCCATCAACGCCTTCAAGGAACGCTACCCCCTGCTGCAGGTGACCCAGGAGCTGTTCGAGATCGACGGCAGGCGCATCACCAGCGCCGGCGGCACCTCGAGCCTGGACCTGATGCTGACCCTGATCGGCCGCGACCACGGCCCCGAGCTGGCACTGAACGTATCCGAGCAGTTCGTCCTGGGCCGCATCCGCACCCGCCAGGACCACCAGCGCATGCAGATCGCCAGTCGCTACGACCTGCACAACAAGAAGCTGGTGCAGGTGATCGGCGAGATGGAACGCAACAGCGAAGAGCCCCTCAGCTCCCAGGCCCTGGCCGAACTGGTGAAGATCACCCCGCGCCAACTGGAGCGCCTGTTCCGCAAGCACCTGAACGAGACGCCGTCGAACTTCTACCTCAACCTGCGCCTGGACAAGGCCCGCCAGCTGCTGCGCCAGACCGACCTCAGCGTGCTGGAAGTCGGCCTGGCCTGCGGCTTCGAATCCTCGTCCTATTTCTCCCGTTGCTACCGCACGCGCTTCGCCAGCTGCCCCAGCCAGGACCGCCACGAGCAACCGACCGCCGAGCGATAG
- the dgcB gene encoding dimethylglycine demethylation protein DgcB encodes MLNTILPILLFAALALAVLGAAKRFLMWRRGKPAQVDWIGGLMAMPRRYLVDLHHVVERDKYMSKTHVATAGGFVLAAVLAILVHGFGLHSKLLGYALLAATVLMFVGALFVAKRRRNPPERLSKGPWNRLPKSLLMFSVSFFIATLPVAGILPADFGGWILALILAVGVAWGVSELFFGMTWGGPMKHAFAGALHLAWHRRAERFGGGRSTGLKALNLDDVNASLGVAKPTDFTWNQLLGFDACVQCGKCEAVCPAFAAGQPLNPKKLIQDMVIGLAGGTDAKFAGSPYPGIPLGEHGGGPHQPIVVQGGKGLVEADTLWSCTTCRACVEECPMMIEHVDAIVDMRRHLTLEKGATPNKGAEVLDNLIATDNPGGFAPGGRLNWAADLNLALLSDKQEAEVLFWVGDGAFDMRNQRTLRAFVKVLKAANVDFAVLGLEERDSGDVARRLGDEATFQQLAKRNIATMSQYRFKKIVTCDPHSFHVLKNEYGALGGHYEVLHHSTYMEELISGQKLSLGQHKGGSVTYHDPCYLGRYNGEYEAPRSVLKAIGIEVKEMERSGFRSRCCGGGGGAPITDIPGKQRIPDMRMVDIKETGAELVAVGCPQCTAMLEGVVEPRPQIKDIAELVADVLLEAPAPTKQPAPVKPEALEVH; translated from the coding sequence ATGTTGAACACCATTCTCCCCATTCTGCTGTTTGCCGCACTGGCCCTGGCCGTGCTCGGCGCAGCCAAGCGCTTCCTGATGTGGCGCCGCGGCAAGCCGGCCCAGGTCGACTGGATCGGCGGCCTGATGGCCATGCCGCGCCGCTACCTGGTCGACCTGCACCACGTGGTCGAGCGCGACAAGTACATGTCCAAGACCCACGTGGCCACCGCCGGCGGTTTCGTCCTGGCGGCCGTGCTGGCGATCCTGGTGCACGGTTTCGGCCTGCACAGCAAGCTGCTCGGCTATGCCCTGCTGGCGGCCACCGTGCTGATGTTCGTCGGCGCCCTGTTCGTCGCCAAGCGCCGCCGCAACCCGCCGGAGCGCCTGTCGAAGGGTCCGTGGAATCGCCTGCCCAAGAGCCTGCTGATGTTCTCGGTGAGCTTCTTCATTGCCACCCTGCCGGTGGCCGGCATCCTGCCGGCCGACTTCGGCGGCTGGATCCTCGCCCTGATCCTCGCCGTCGGCGTGGCCTGGGGTGTGTCCGAGCTGTTCTTCGGCATGACCTGGGGCGGGCCGATGAAGCACGCCTTCGCCGGTGCCCTGCACCTGGCCTGGCACCGCCGCGCCGAGCGCTTCGGTGGCGGTCGCTCCACCGGCCTCAAGGCGCTGAACCTGGACGATGTCAACGCCTCCCTGGGCGTGGCAAAGCCCACCGATTTCACCTGGAACCAGCTGCTGGGCTTCGACGCCTGCGTGCAGTGCGGCAAGTGCGAGGCGGTGTGCCCGGCCTTCGCCGCCGGCCAGCCGCTGAACCCGAAGAAGCTGATCCAGGACATGGTCATCGGCCTGGCCGGTGGCACCGACGCCAAGTTCGCCGGCAGCCCCTACCCGGGCATCCCCCTGGGTGAACACGGCGGCGGCCCGCACCAGCCGATCGTGGTCCAGGGCGGCAAGGGCCTGGTCGAGGCCGACACCCTGTGGTCCTGCACCACCTGCCGCGCCTGCGTCGAGGAGTGCCCGATGATGATCGAGCACGTCGACGCCATCGTCGACATGCGCCGCCACCTGACCCTGGAAAAGGGCGCCACCCCGAACAAGGGTGCCGAGGTGCTGGACAACCTGATCGCCACCGACAACCCCGGCGGTTTCGCCCCGGGCGGTCGCCTGAACTGGGCGGCGGACCTCAACCTGGCCCTGCTCAGCGACAAGCAGGAAGCCGAGGTGCTGTTCTGGGTCGGCGACGGTGCCTTCGACATGCGCAACCAGCGCACCCTGCGCGCCTTCGTCAAGGTCCTCAAGGCAGCCAACGTGGACTTCGCCGTGCTCGGCCTGGAAGAGCGCGACAGCGGTGACGTGGCTCGCCGCCTGGGCGACGAGGCGACCTTCCAGCAGCTGGCCAAGCGCAATATCGCGACCATGAGCCAGTACCGCTTCAAGAAGATCGTCACCTGCGACCCGCACAGCTTCCACGTGCTGAAGAACGAGTACGGCGCCCTCGGCGGCCACTACGAAGTGCTGCACCACAGCACCTACATGGAAGAGCTGATCAGCGGCCAGAAGCTCAGCCTCGGCCAGCACAAGGGCGGCAGCGTCACCTATCACGACCCGTGCTACCTGGGCCGCTACAACGGCGAGTACGAAGCGCCGCGCAGCGTGCTCAAGGCCATCGGCATCGAAGTGAAGGAAATGGAACGCTCCGGCTTCCGCTCGCGCTGCTGCGGCGGTGGCGGCGGCGCCCCTATCACCGACATCCCCGGCAAGCAGCGGATTCCCGACATGCGCATGGTCGACATCAAGGAGACCGGCGCCGAACTGGTGGCCGTTGGCTGCCCGCAGTGCACCGCCATGCTCGAGGGCGTGGTCGAGCCGCGGCCGCAGATCAAGGACATCGCCGAGTTGGTCGCCGACGTGCTGCTGGAAGCGCCCGCGCCGACCAAGCAGCCGGCGCCCGTCAAGCCTGAAGCCCTGGAGGTGCATTGA
- the etfB gene encoding electron transfer flavoprotein subunit beta: MTDLNIITLVSVGAHPTSGRARRAEQDSRAVELGLRLAGDKLQVLHAGDPQEEALRAYLGMGLAEMAVLEQPKQADALPALAHYLEEAGAQLVLTGSQAETGEGSGMLPFLLAERLGWPLVVGLAEVEKVENGVAQVLQALPRGQRRRLRVRLPFLASVDNAAPTARQSAFGPARRGQLRAEDVAIVEDELLAEAKLQPARPRPKRLKVIKAKTGAERMKAATAKASGGGGKVLKDVSPQEGAEAIFNLLIEEGVLR, from the coding sequence ATGACTGACTTGAACATCATCACCCTGGTTTCGGTCGGCGCCCACCCGACTTCGGGCCGCGCCCGTCGCGCCGAACAGGATTCCCGCGCCGTCGAGCTGGGCCTGCGCCTAGCCGGCGACAAGCTGCAGGTGCTGCACGCCGGCGATCCCCAGGAGGAGGCCCTGCGCGCCTACCTGGGCATGGGCCTGGCGGAGATGGCCGTCCTCGAACAACCCAAGCAGGCCGATGCCCTGCCAGCCCTGGCCCACTACCTGGAGGAAGCCGGCGCGCAACTGGTGCTGACCGGCAGCCAGGCGGAAACCGGCGAAGGTTCCGGCATGCTGCCCTTCCTCCTGGCCGAACGCCTGGGCTGGCCCCTGGTGGTCGGCCTGGCCGAGGTGGAGAAGGTGGAGAACGGCGTGGCTCAGGTGCTGCAGGCCCTGCCCCGCGGTCAGCGCCGCCGCCTGCGGGTGCGCCTGCCGTTCCTCGCCAGCGTCGACAACGCCGCCCCGACCGCCCGCCAGAGCGCCTTCGGCCCGGCCCGTCGCGGCCAGCTGCGCGCCGAGGACGTGGCCATCGTCGAAGACGAGCTGCTGGCCGAAGCCAAGCTGCAACCGGCGCGCCCACGGCCCAAGCGGCTCAAGGTGATCAAGGCCAAGACCGGCGCCGAGCGGATGAAGGCGGCCACCGCCAAGGCCTCCGGCGGCGGTGGCAAGGTGCTCAAGGATGTCTCGCCACAGGAAGGCGCCGAGGCTATCTTCAACCTGCTGATCGAAGAAGGTGTGCTGCGCTGA
- the choX gene encoding choline ABC transporter substrate-binding protein, with product MKSLKLVAGCCLATLFSSSLMAAEDASCQTVRLGAVGWTDVVATTAVATELLQSLGYKTTETQASQQIIFSGIQKKQIDAFLGYWKPLMDDNIQPFLDKNAVKVKEQPSLADGISSLAVPSYTAEAGLKTYADIAKFKDQLDGKIYGIDPGTGANTTIQKMIDSNQFGLGGFELIESSEAAMLAAVGRAVRNNKPVVFFGWKPHPMNIKMDLTYLTGSEDVFGADEGLATVWTVTAPDYAQRCPNVDRLLTNLKFTAAQESQLMEPIMARESPDKVAREWLKANPQVVETFLEGVTTLDGQPALAAVTTKLQ from the coding sequence ATGAAAAGTCTCAAGCTCGTCGCCGGCTGCTGCCTGGCCACCCTGTTCAGTTCCTCGCTGATGGCCGCCGAGGACGCCAGTTGCCAGACCGTGCGCCTCGGCGCCGTCGGCTGGACCGATGTGGTGGCCACCACCGCCGTCGCCACCGAGCTGCTGCAGAGCCTCGGCTACAAGACCACCGAGACCCAGGCCTCCCAGCAGATCATCTTCTCCGGCATCCAGAAGAAGCAGATCGACGCCTTCCTCGGCTACTGGAAGCCGCTGATGGATGACAACATCCAGCCCTTCCTCGACAAGAACGCGGTCAAGGTCAAGGAGCAGCCGAGCCTGGCCGACGGCATCTCCAGCCTGGCGGTGCCGAGCTACACCGCCGAAGCCGGCCTGAAAACCTACGCCGACATCGCCAAGTTCAAGGACCAGCTGGACGGCAAGATCTACGGCATCGACCCGGGCACCGGCGCCAATACCACCATCCAGAAGATGATCGACAGCAACCAGTTCGGCCTCGGCGGCTTCGAGCTGATCGAGTCGAGCGAGGCGGCCATGCTCGCCGCGGTCGGGCGTGCGGTGAGGAACAACAAGCCGGTGGTGTTCTTCGGCTGGAAGCCGCACCCGATGAACATCAAGATGGACCTGACCTACCTGACGGGTAGCGAGGATGTGTTCGGCGCCGACGAGGGCCTGGCCACCGTGTGGACCGTCACCGCCCCGGACTACGCCCAGCGTTGCCCGAACGTCGACCGCCTGCTGACCAACCTCAAGTTCACCGCGGCCCAGGAAAGCCAACTGATGGAACCGATCATGGCCCGCGAGTCGCCGGACAAGGTCGCCCGCGAGTGGCTCAAGGCCAATCCGCAGGTGGTTGAAACCTTCCTCGAAGGTGTGACCACCCTCGATGGGCAGCCGGCCCTGGCCGCTGTCACCACCAAATTGCAGTAA
- a CDS encoding dipeptidase, translated as MSPAEVHADSIVIDGLIIAKWNRELFEDMRKGGLTAANCTVSVWEGFQATVNSITASNKLIRENSDLVIPVRTTADIHAAKAQGKTGILYGFQNAHAFEDQIGYVEVFKQLGVGIVQMCYNTQNLIGTGCYERDGGLSGFGREIVAEMNRVGIMCDLSHVGSKTSEEVILESKKPVCYSHCLPSGLKEHPRNKSDEELKFIADHGGFVGVTMFAPFLAKGIDSTIDDYAEAIEYVMNIVGEDAIGIGTDFTQGHGKEFFEYLTHDKGYARRLTNFGKIVNPLGIRTVGEFPNLTETLLKRGMSERTVRKVMGENWVRVLKDVWGE; from the coding sequence ATGAGCCCAGCCGAAGTACACGCCGACAGCATCGTCATCGACGGCCTGATTATTGCCAAGTGGAACCGTGAACTCTTCGAAGACATGCGCAAGGGCGGCCTGACTGCGGCCAACTGCACCGTTTCGGTCTGGGAGGGCTTCCAGGCCACCGTCAACAGCATCACCGCCAGCAACAAGCTGATTCGCGAGAACAGCGACCTGGTGATCCCGGTGCGCACCACCGCCGACATCCATGCGGCCAAGGCCCAGGGCAAGACCGGCATCCTCTACGGCTTCCAGAACGCCCACGCGTTCGAAGACCAGATCGGCTATGTCGAGGTGTTCAAGCAGCTCGGCGTAGGCATCGTGCAGATGTGCTACAACACCCAGAACCTGATCGGCACCGGTTGCTACGAGCGCGACGGCGGCCTGTCCGGCTTCGGCCGCGAGATCGTCGCCGAGATGAACCGTGTCGGCATCATGTGCGACCTGTCCCACGTCGGCAGCAAGACCAGCGAGGAAGTCATCCTCGAGTCGAAGAAGCCGGTGTGCTACTCGCACTGCCTGCCGTCCGGCCTGAAGGAGCACCCACGCAACAAGTCCGACGAGGAACTGAAGTTCATCGCCGACCACGGCGGCTTCGTCGGCGTGACCATGTTCGCGCCCTTCCTGGCCAAGGGCATCGACTCGACCATCGACGACTACGCCGAAGCCATCGAGTACGTGATGAACATCGTCGGCGAAGACGCCATCGGCATCGGCACCGACTTCACCCAGGGGCACGGCAAGGAATTCTTCGAATACCTGACCCACGACAAGGGCTACGCCCGCCGCCTGACCAACTTCGGCAAGATCGTCAATCCGCTGGGCATCCGCACCGTCGGCGAGTTCCCGAACCTGACCGAGACCCTGCTCAAGCGCGGCATGTCGGAGCGCACCGTGCGCAAGGTCATGGGCGAAAACTGGGTGCGCGTCCTCAAGGACGTCTGGGGCGAATAA
- the dgcA gene encoding dimethylglycine demethylation protein DgcA — protein MAFEAMFQPIQIGKLTIRNRIVSTAHAEVMATDGGMTTERYVKYYEEKAKGGIGLAICGGSSVVSIDSPHSWWSSVNLSTDRIIPHFQNLADAMHKHGAKIMIQITHMGRRTRWDGFDWPTLMSPSGIREPVHRATCKTIEVEEMWRIIGDFAKAAGRAKAGGLDGVELSAVHQHMIDQFWSPRVNKRTDEWGGTFEGRMKFGLEVLKAVRKEVGDDFCVGLRISGDEFHPDGLSHEDMKQIAKYYDDTGLLDFIGVVGSGADTHNTLANVIPNMSYPPEPFLHLAAGIKEVVKVPVLHAQNIKDPNQATRILEGGYVDMVGMTRAHIADPHLIAKIKMGQIDQIKQCVGANYCIDRQYQGLDVLCIQNAATSREYMGLPHIIEKTTGAKRKVVVVGGGPAGMEAARVAAERGHDVTLFEKKDALGGQITTASKAPQRDQIAGITRWYQLELARLNVDLRLGTAADVATIQDLRADIIVLANGGHPFLEQNEHWGSEEGLVVSAWDVLDGKVAPGKNVLVYDTICEFTGMSVADFLADKGAQVEIVTDDIKPGVAMGGTSFPTFYRSMYPKEVIMTGDMMLEKVYREGDKLVAVLENEYTGAKEERVVDQVVVENGVRPDESLYYALKEGSRNKGQIDVEALFAIKPQPCLSEAGDGYLLFRIGDCVAQRNTHAAIYDALRLCKDF, from the coding sequence ATGGCCTTCGAAGCAATGTTCCAGCCGATCCAGATCGGCAAACTGACCATCCGTAACCGTATCGTTTCCACCGCCCACGCCGAAGTCATGGCCACCGATGGCGGCATGACCACCGAGCGCTACGTCAAGTATTACGAAGAGAAGGCCAAGGGCGGCATCGGCCTGGCCATCTGCGGCGGCTCCTCGGTGGTTTCCATCGACAGCCCGCATTCCTGGTGGAGCTCGGTGAACCTGTCCACCGACCGGATCATCCCGCACTTCCAGAATCTGGCCGACGCCATGCACAAGCATGGTGCCAAGATCATGATCCAGATCACCCACATGGGCCGTCGCACGCGTTGGGATGGTTTCGACTGGCCGACCCTGATGTCGCCGTCCGGCATCCGCGAGCCCGTGCACCGCGCCACCTGCAAGACCATCGAGGTCGAGGAGATGTGGCGCATTATCGGCGACTTCGCCAAAGCTGCAGGACGGGCCAAGGCCGGCGGCCTGGACGGCGTCGAGCTGTCCGCCGTGCACCAGCACATGATCGACCAGTTCTGGTCGCCGCGCGTGAACAAGCGTACCGACGAATGGGGCGGCACCTTCGAGGGCCGCATGAAGTTCGGCCTGGAAGTGCTCAAGGCCGTGCGCAAGGAAGTCGGCGACGACTTCTGCGTGGGCCTGCGTATCTCCGGCGACGAGTTCCACCCGGACGGCCTGTCCCACGAGGACATGAAGCAGATCGCCAAGTACTACGATGACACCGGCCTGCTCGACTTCATCGGCGTGGTGGGTTCTGGCGCCGATACCCACAACACCCTGGCCAACGTCATCCCGAACATGAGCTACCCGCCGGAGCCCTTCCTGCACCTGGCGGCCGGCATCAAGGAAGTGGTCAAGGTCCCGGTGCTGCACGCGCAGAACATCAAGGACCCGAACCAGGCCACCCGTATCCTGGAAGGCGGCTACGTCGACATGGTCGGCATGACCCGCGCGCACATCGCCGACCCGCACCTGATCGCCAAGATCAAGATGGGCCAGATCGACCAGATCAAGCAGTGCGTCGGCGCCAACTACTGCATCGACCGCCAGTACCAGGGTCTGGACGTGCTGTGCATCCAGAACGCCGCGACCAGCCGTGAGTACATGGGGTTGCCGCACATCATCGAGAAGACCACCGGCGCCAAGCGCAAGGTCGTCGTCGTCGGTGGCGGCCCGGCCGGTATGGAAGCGGCCCGCGTGGCGGCCGAGCGTGGCCACGACGTGACCCTGTTCGAGAAGAAGGATGCGCTGGGCGGGCAGATCACCACGGCCTCCAAGGCACCGCAGCGCGACCAGATCGCCGGCATCACCCGCTGGTACCAGCTGGAACTGGCCCGCCTGAACGTCGACCTGCGCCTGGGCACTGCCGCGGACGTGGCGACCATCCAGGACCTGCGCGCGGACATCATCGTGCTGGCCAACGGCGGTCATCCGTTCCTCGAGCAGAACGAACACTGGGGCTCGGAAGAAGGCCTGGTGGTGAGCGCCTGGGACGTGCTGGACGGCAAGGTCGCACCGGGCAAGAACGTGCTGGTGTACGACACCATCTGCGAGTTCACCGGCATGTCGGTGGCGGACTTCCTCGCCGACAAGGGCGCCCAGGTCGAGATCGTCACCGACGACATCAAACCGGGCGTGGCCATGGGCGGCACCTCGTTCCCGACTTTCTACCGCAGCATGTACCCGAAAGAAGTGATCATGACCGGCGACATGATGCTGGAAAAGGTCTATCGCGAGGGCGACAAGCTGGTGGCAGTGCTGGAGAACGAATACACCGGCGCCAAGGAAGAGCGTGTGGTCGACCAGGTGGTGGTGGAGAACGGCGTGCGTCCGGACGAAAGCCTCTACTACGCACTCAAGGAAGGTTCGCGCAACAAGGGCCAGATCGACGTCGAAGCACTGTTCGCGATCAAGCCGCAGCCGTGCCTCAGCGAAGCCGGCGACGGCTACCTGCTGTTCCGCATCGGTGACTGCGTGGCTCAGCGCAACACCCACGCGGCGATCTACGACGCACTGCGCCTGTGCAAGGACTTCTAA